The Candidatus Caldatribacterium sp. DNA window GCACTTTTTGTGATTCTCGTTGCGTACCTTGCAAGCGGCGTGTACGTCGTGGGCCCGGACGAGGTGGGAGTTGTCCGACGCCTCGGCAGTTACAACCGTACCGTCCCTCCGGGAATTCACTACCATCTCCCCTACCCCTTTGAGAGCGTTGCCCGACCCAAAATCACCGAAGTTCGCCGGGTTGAAATCGGCTTTCGAACCCTCAGTCCTGGCCCTCCACCAAGGTATGCCCTTGTGCCCGAGGAGTCCCTCATGCTCACCGGGGACGAGAACATTGTGAGCTGCCAGTTCATTGTGCAGTTCCGCATCAGCGACCCGTACCAGTACCTCTTCCGCATCAAAGATCCGGAAAAGGCGGTGAAAAACGCCGCAGAAGCTGCTCTGCGGGAAGTGGTGGGGAAAAAGACCATCGACGAGGTGCTCACCACCGGCCGAGCTGAGGTCCAGGAAGAGACGAAGAATCTCCTCCAGGAAATTCTCGACCGGTACGAGGCAGGAATTCGGGTTCTTGCCGTGCAGCTCCAGGATGTCCAGCCTCCC harbors:
- the hflK gene encoding FtsH protease activity modulator HflK, whose translation is MYNEGFEGKVIDISTVRFFRFFRRLGVYALFVILVAYLASGVYVVGPDEVGVVRRLGSYNRTVPPGIHYHLPYPFESVARPKITEVRRVEIGFRTLSPGPPPRYALVPEESLMLTGDENIVSCQFIVQFRISDPYQYLFRIKDPEKAVKNAAEAALREVVGKKTIDEVLTTGRAEVQEETKNLLQEILDRYEAGIRVLAVQLQDVQPPQEVVSAFKDVASAREDKVRFINEAEAYRNQILPQARGEAARIIQEAEAYRETVIRRAEGEVARFLAVLKEYEANPEVTRRRLRLEALEEVLPKVKKFVFDEEEAAKGTLKFLPLREGENNE